In a single window of the Aminomonas paucivorans DSM 12260 genome:
- a CDS encoding NAD(P)/FAD-dependent oxidoreductase, with the protein MKPYDVILVGAGPAGIFAALELTKAGKRVALVDKGRAIRNRVCPLKEGSVDQCIHCRPCNVVCGWGGAGAYSDGKLTLTPEFGGNLEQYCGRVDLVSLIAEVDRVYVDHGASEEKFVPEGTFANQILDRARRAGLEVIPATIRHMGTDRSKEILSRLREDLEGRCDILLDTPVEDVLVKDGRAAGVRLGDGTLLAADTVLLAPGREGAAWMEDTVRRLGLSIESLPVDIGVRVEIPAAWAKDITDQFYEIKAILDTPTFDDRVRTFCMCPNGEVTTEYQTHHDILTVNGHSNRDEGRKTENTNFAILVSTQFTKPFKDPNGYGSHVARLANMLGDTVLVQRLGDLKRGRRSTADRIARGLVRPTLKTAEPGDLSFVLPYRHLVGILEMLAALDPLMPGINGNHTLLYGVEVKFYSLKLALASTLETSIPGLFAAGDGAGVTRGVIQASASGLWAARAMLRRG; encoded by the coding sequence ATGAAACCCTATGACGTGATCCTGGTGGGCGCAGGCCCGGCGGGCATCTTCGCCGCCCTGGAGCTGACGAAGGCGGGCAAGCGGGTCGCCCTGGTGGACAAGGGACGGGCCATCCGCAACCGGGTGTGCCCCCTCAAGGAGGGCTCCGTGGACCAGTGCATCCACTGCCGCCCCTGCAACGTGGTGTGCGGCTGGGGAGGCGCGGGGGCCTACAGCGACGGGAAGCTCACCCTCACCCCGGAGTTCGGGGGCAACCTGGAGCAGTACTGCGGGCGGGTGGACCTGGTCTCCCTCATCGCCGAGGTGGACCGGGTATACGTGGACCACGGAGCCAGCGAGGAAAAGTTCGTACCCGAGGGAACCTTCGCCAACCAGATCCTGGACCGGGCCCGCAGGGCAGGGCTGGAGGTCATCCCCGCAACCATCCGCCACATGGGCACGGACCGGTCCAAGGAGATCTTGAGCCGCCTCCGGGAGGACCTGGAGGGAAGATGCGACATCCTCCTGGACACCCCGGTGGAGGACGTGCTGGTGAAGGACGGCCGGGCGGCGGGGGTGCGCCTGGGGGACGGGACGCTCCTGGCGGCGGACACGGTGCTGTTGGCCCCCGGTCGAGAGGGAGCGGCCTGGATGGAGGACACGGTGCGCCGCCTGGGCCTGTCCATCGAGTCTCTCCCCGTGGACATCGGCGTGCGGGTGGAGATCCCCGCAGCCTGGGCCAAGGACATCACGGACCAGTTCTACGAGATCAAGGCCATCCTGGACACCCCCACCTTCGACGACCGGGTGCGCACCTTCTGCATGTGCCCCAACGGGGAGGTGACCACGGAGTACCAGACCCACCACGACATCCTCACGGTGAACGGCCACTCCAACCGGGACGAGGGCCGCAAGACGGAGAACACCAACTTCGCCATCCTGGTGTCCACCCAGTTCACCAAGCCCTTCAAGGACCCCAACGGCTACGGAAGCCACGTGGCGAGGCTTGCCAACATGCTGGGGGACACGGTGCTGGTGCAGCGCCTGGGGGACCTGAAGCGGGGTCGGCGCTCCACGGCGGACCGCATCGCCCGGGGGCTGGTGCGCCCCACCCTGAAGACCGCGGAGCCCGGGGACCTGTCCTTCGTGCTGCCCTACCGGCACCTGGTGGGCATCCTGGAGATGCTCGCCGCCCTGGATCCCCTCATGCCGGGGATCAACGGCAACCACACCCTCCTCTACGGGGTGGAGGTAAAGTTTTACAGTCTCAAGCTGGCCCTGGCCTCCACCCTGGAGACCAGCATCCCGGGGCTCTTCGCCGCCGGGGACGGGGCGGGGGTGACCCGGGGAGTCATCCAGGCCTCCGCCTCGGGTCTCTGGGCCGCCCGGGCCATGCTGCGCCGGGGCTAG
- the recD2 gene encoding SF1B family DNA helicase RecD2 encodes MGRDPGTASLEDRTSLEGELTSVSFRDDVTGYTVARVETSRGEEATVVGCFPLPSPGERLRFEGRWKVHPRFGPQFDVSFCRAEAPVSEEGLIRYLGSGVIRGIGPVLAARIVGVFGADTLRVLDEDFPRLREVPGIGERRREEFRLAWEAHRQRRGVLLFLHDHGIGAATANRIVRRYGDEAERVVRANPYQLAEDVEGIGFATADRIALKGGLDPGDPARVRAGLLFALRKAAEEGHVLLPRGELLRRAGDLLDLTADLEPALEGALEDGLLVQETFSPEPWKGEARGVYVPSLCRAEEAAAARLRDLLARPGSSEDPREAQEDLGKLEASLGITLAPAQREAVLAALLSRVVVVTGGPGTGKTTLVRLLVNLCEARGESVLLGAPTGRAAKRLGEATGREAKTLHRLLEFEPHTGRFQRNASNPLEGSRLVVDEVSMVDLPLFSCLLSALPRHGSLVLVGDADQLPSVGPGSVLRDLLASGAVPSVTLQEVFRQAEESRIVRSAHRILRGHLPEWENTPELQDFYFVPQEDPVRTAELVVELVSSRIPARFGLDPLLDIQVLCPMHRGDAGAQSLGARLQHALNPFGRELRRGSRVFREGDRVMQLRNDYDREIYNGDLGRITWVAPEGNLLHVRFEGREVPCLDEDLDCLMPAYAVTVHKAQGSEYPAVVVPLVTQHYVLLQRNLLYTAVTRGKRLVVLVGSRRALSLAVHNETIRARFGALAERLRHSGGMDE; translated from the coding sequence ATGGGCCGGGACCCCGGGACGGCCTCTTTGGAGGACCGCACGTCCCTGGAGGGAGAGCTGACGTCGGTCTCCTTTCGGGACGACGTCACGGGGTACACCGTGGCCCGGGTCGAGACCTCCCGGGGAGAGGAAGCCACCGTGGTGGGGTGCTTCCCCCTCCCCTCCCCGGGGGAGCGGCTTCGCTTCGAGGGACGCTGGAAGGTGCACCCCCGCTTCGGCCCCCAGTTCGACGTTTCCTTCTGTCGGGCCGAGGCGCCGGTGTCCGAGGAGGGGCTGATCCGCTACCTGGGTTCCGGGGTGATCCGGGGCATCGGCCCGGTGCTGGCGGCCCGCATCGTGGGGGTCTTCGGGGCGGATACCCTCCGGGTCCTGGACGAGGACTTCCCGCGCCTGCGGGAGGTCCCGGGGATCGGCGAGCGCCGCCGGGAGGAGTTTCGCCTGGCCTGGGAGGCCCACCGCCAGAGGCGGGGAGTGCTGCTGTTCCTCCACGACCACGGCATCGGCGCGGCCACGGCGAACCGCATCGTGCGCCGGTACGGGGACGAGGCGGAGCGGGTGGTGCGGGCCAACCCCTACCAGCTGGCGGAGGACGTGGAGGGCATCGGCTTCGCCACGGCGGACCGCATCGCCCTCAAAGGGGGCCTGGACCCCGGAGACCCGGCTCGGGTGCGGGCCGGGCTTCTCTTTGCCCTCCGCAAGGCCGCCGAGGAGGGGCACGTGCTCCTTCCCCGGGGGGAGCTGCTGCGCCGGGCGGGGGACCTGCTGGACCTGACGGCGGATCTGGAGCCGGCCCTGGAGGGAGCCCTGGAGGACGGCCTCCTGGTGCAGGAGACCTTCTCCCCCGAGCCCTGGAAGGGGGAGGCCCGAGGGGTCTACGTCCCCTCCCTCTGCCGGGCGGAGGAGGCAGCGGCGGCCCGCCTGCGGGATCTCCTGGCTCGGCCGGGTTCTTCGGAGGATCCCCGGGAGGCCCAGGAAGACCTGGGAAAGCTGGAGGCCTCCCTGGGGATCACCCTGGCCCCCGCCCAGAGGGAGGCGGTGCTGGCGGCCCTGCTTTCCCGGGTGGTGGTGGTCACCGGGGGACCGGGGACGGGAAAGACCACCCTGGTGCGCCTCCTGGTGAACCTCTGCGAAGCCCGGGGGGAATCGGTGCTCCTGGGGGCTCCCACGGGCCGGGCGGCCAAGCGCCTGGGGGAGGCCACGGGCCGGGAGGCCAAGACCCTCCATCGCCTCCTGGAGTTCGAGCCCCACACGGGACGCTTCCAGCGGAACGCCTCCAACCCCCTGGAGGGAAGCCGCCTGGTGGTGGACGAGGTCTCCATGGTGGACCTGCCCCTCTTCTCGTGCCTCCTCTCCGCCCTGCCCCGACACGGTTCCCTGGTGCTGGTGGGGGACGCGGACCAGCTCCCCTCCGTGGGACCGGGGAGCGTGCTCCGGGACCTCCTGGCCTCCGGGGCCGTCCCCTCCGTGACCCTCCAGGAGGTGTTCCGACAGGCGGAGGAGAGCCGCATCGTCCGCAGCGCCCACCGCATCCTCCGGGGGCACCTTCCGGAGTGGGAGAACACCCCGGAGCTGCAGGACTTCTACTTCGTCCCTCAGGAGGACCCGGTCCGCACGGCGGAGCTGGTGGTGGAACTGGTCTCCTCCCGCATCCCCGCCCGCTTCGGCCTGGACCCGCTGCTGGACATCCAGGTGCTCTGCCCCATGCACCGGGGAGATGCGGGGGCCCAGAGCCTGGGCGCCCGGCTCCAGCACGCCCTGAACCCCTTCGGCCGGGAACTGCGCCGGGGAAGCCGCGTCTTCCGGGAGGGGGACCGGGTGATGCAGCTGCGCAACGACTACGACCGGGAGATCTACAACGGGGACCTGGGGCGGATCACCTGGGTGGCCCCGGAGGGGAACCTGCTGCACGTGCGTTTCGAGGGGCGGGAGGTTCCCTGCCTGGACGAGGACCTGGACTGCCTCATGCCCGCCTACGCCGTGACGGTTCACAAAGCCCAGGGAAGCGAGTATCCTGCCGTGGTGGTCCCCCTGGTGACCCAGCACTACGTGCTGCTCCAGAGGAACCTGTTGTACACCGCCGTCACCCGAGGCAAGCGCCTGGTGGTGCTGGTGGGCTCCCGGAGGGCCCTGTCCCTGGCGGTGCACAACGAGACGATCCGCGCCCGGTTCGGCGCTTTGGCGGAGCGGCTGCGGCATTCAGGAGGCATGGACGAGTGA
- a CDS encoding amidohydrolase, whose protein sequence is MERSGPTLALINGTVYPFAAPGKASGVFSRDGVLEVVGDDRDVLERCDARTVVLDLRGRYVFPGFQDTHLHLLEYGRSLVSPDLRDVTSIEGMVQRGRDALARSAGARELWHFGRGWDQNRLAEERFPSRQDLDRISDTRPILYERVCGHVGVLNSPALERLGVRGDLHVHGGVVDLDDRGEPTGVVREGALNWVQAHLPPPEEEQLREWLRLGAEGLARGGVSTVQTDDFSLVGDLERLTDFYFEEDAAGRLPLRVDLQLLLSGHRDLEALSRILARAKAHQGRLCRLGPVKLVLDGTLGARTAALREDYADGPGRGLLAFETRELVDLVGRIEAAGCQVACHAIGDAALEQALEAFETTGAGTRCGHPPRILHCQVGDEELYDRMVRLGVAADVQPAFVASDWPMILDRLGADRARTGYAWKSLLDRGVVLAGESDAPAETPGPLEGIRAAVTRKDLAGQPDYGWMPQQRLEVPEAFWLYTGGAAHVCGQGRRRGTLEPGKAADLVVLMEDPFRVEGEEIGAIPVGLTICGGVLRHLV, encoded by the coding sequence ATGGAACGCTCCGGACCGACCCTGGCGCTCATCAACGGAACGGTTTACCCCTTCGCCGCCCCGGGGAAGGCCTCGGGGGTCTTCTCCCGGGACGGGGTCCTGGAGGTGGTGGGGGACGATCGGGACGTGCTGGAACGGTGCGACGCCCGGACGGTGGTGCTGGACCTGCGGGGACGCTACGTCTTCCCGGGCTTTCAGGACACCCACCTGCACCTGCTGGAGTACGGGCGGTCCCTGGTGTCCCCGGACCTGCGGGACGTGACCTCCATCGAAGGGATGGTGCAGCGGGGACGGGATGCCCTGGCTCGAAGCGCCGGGGCGAGGGAACTGTGGCATTTCGGTCGGGGGTGGGACCAGAACCGCCTCGCGGAGGAGCGGTTCCCCTCCCGGCAGGATCTGGACCGGATCTCCGACACCCGGCCCATCCTCTACGAACGGGTGTGCGGGCACGTGGGGGTCCTCAACTCCCCCGCCCTGGAGCGGCTGGGAGTCCGAGGGGACCTGCACGTCCACGGGGGCGTGGTGGATCTGGACGACCGGGGGGAACCCACGGGGGTGGTGCGGGAGGGCGCCCTGAACTGGGTGCAGGCCCACCTTCCCCCCCCGGAGGAGGAGCAGCTTCGGGAGTGGCTGCGTCTGGGGGCGGAGGGACTGGCCCGCGGGGGGGTCTCGACGGTGCAGACCGACGACTTCTCCCTGGTGGGGGACCTGGAGCGCCTGACGGACTTCTACTTCGAGGAGGACGCGGCGGGGCGGCTGCCCCTGCGGGTGGACCTCCAGCTCCTCCTTTCGGGGCACCGGGACCTGGAGGCCCTGTCCCGCATCCTCGCCCGGGCCAAGGCGCACCAGGGGCGGCTCTGCCGCCTGGGCCCCGTGAAGCTGGTGCTGGACGGGACCCTCGGGGCCCGCACCGCGGCCCTTCGGGAGGACTACGCCGACGGTCCCGGTCGGGGGCTTCTGGCCTTCGAGACCCGGGAGCTGGTGGACCTGGTGGGGCGCATTGAAGCGGCGGGGTGTCAGGTGGCCTGCCACGCCATCGGGGACGCGGCGCTGGAGCAGGCTCTGGAGGCTTTCGAGACTACCGGAGCGGGGACGCGCTGCGGCCACCCCCCCCGGATCCTCCACTGTCAGGTGGGGGACGAGGAACTCTACGACCGCATGGTCCGCCTGGGGGTGGCGGCGGACGTGCAGCCCGCCTTCGTGGCCTCCGACTGGCCCATGATCCTGGACCGCCTGGGGGCGGATCGGGCCCGCACGGGCTACGCCTGGAAGAGCCTCCTGGACCGGGGGGTGGTCCTGGCGGGGGAATCCGACGCCCCGGCGGAGACCCCCGGTCCCCTGGAGGGGATCCGAGCGGCGGTGACCCGAAAGGACCTGGCGGGGCAGCCGGATTACGGCTGGATGCCCCAGCAGCGGCTGGAGGTGCCCGAGGCCTTCTGGCTCTACACCGGCGGGGCGGCCCACGTCTGCGGACAGGGAAGGCGGCGTGGCACCCTGGAGCCCGGCAAAGCGGCGGATCTGGTGGTGCTCATGGAAGACCCCTTCCGCGTGGAGGGGGAGGAGATCGGGGCCATCCCCGTGGGGCTCACGATTTGCGGCGGGGTCCTGAGGCATCTGGTCTGA
- a CDS encoding L-cysteine desulfidase family protein, with product MTTLKAFLRREVRPALGCTEPGAVALAVARACEELTDRESVAAIRVTVSGSIYKNGMAVGIPGAKGARGNALAAGLGALVGRSAYGLEVLRDTTDEDVRKAQCWVEDERVSVVCDPERTGVYVLAAVFTPTHKAVCLISGSHDRIVQVTLDGQRTFELPETPGSPSGAASEEDLPETLEETLKLLDQMDREDEDFLMEGVVMNRTMADVGLEGDVGAAGFGRALQDLLSSGDVCDDLPTRIRVACTAAADARMAGALLPVMSSAGSGNHGITAILPVALTGEHLGKSRRDIARALGASHLATSFVKRRLGRLSPVCGCAVAAGAGAAAGITALLDGTPEVVSASMELLLANLAGMLCDGAKESCALKVGVGACEAFLSARFALEGRALSLPQGVVGASLEQTVENVARVNREGMKTVDRVIIDILDQRHALAR from the coding sequence ATGACCACACTGAAGGCGTTTCTTCGCAGAGAGGTTCGGCCCGCCCTGGGCTGTACGGAGCCCGGCGCGGTGGCCCTTGCGGTGGCGCGAGCCTGCGAGGAACTCACCGACCGGGAATCCGTGGCCGCCATCCGGGTCACCGTGAGCGGCAGCATCTACAAGAACGGCATGGCCGTGGGGATCCCCGGGGCCAAGGGGGCTCGGGGCAACGCTCTGGCCGCGGGGCTGGGAGCCCTGGTGGGGCGGTCCGCCTACGGCCTGGAGGTGCTGCGGGACACGACGGACGAGGACGTGCGGAAGGCCCAGTGCTGGGTGGAGGACGAGCGGGTCTCCGTGGTCTGCGATCCCGAACGCACGGGGGTCTACGTGCTGGCGGCGGTGTTCACCCCCACCCACAAGGCGGTGTGCCTCATCTCCGGAAGCCATGACCGGATCGTCCAGGTGACCCTGGACGGCCAGAGGACCTTCGAACTCCCCGAGACTCCGGGTTCGCCGTCCGGAGCGGCCTCGGAGGAGGACCTTCCCGAGACCCTGGAGGAGACCCTGAAGCTCTTGGACCAGATGGATCGGGAGGACGAGGATTTCCTCATGGAAGGGGTGGTCATGAACCGGACCATGGCCGACGTGGGCCTGGAGGGGGACGTGGGGGCGGCGGGCTTCGGCCGGGCGCTGCAGGACCTCCTGTCCTCGGGGGATGTTTGTGACGACCTCCCCACGCGCATCCGCGTCGCCTGCACCGCCGCGGCGGACGCCCGCATGGCGGGGGCGCTGCTTCCCGTGATGAGCAGTGCCGGCAGCGGCAACCACGGCATCACCGCCATCCTGCCCGTGGCCCTGACGGGGGAGCACCTGGGCAAGAGCCGCCGGGACATCGCCCGGGCCCTGGGGGCCAGTCACCTGGCCACCAGCTTCGTGAAGCGCCGCCTGGGACGCCTTTCCCCGGTGTGCGGCTGCGCCGTGGCCGCCGGAGCGGGGGCCGCCGCGGGGATCACGGCCCTCCTGGACGGCACCCCGGAGGTGGTGTCCGCGTCCATGGAGCTGCTTCTGGCCAACCTGGCGGGGATGCTCTGCGACGGGGCCAAGGAGAGCTGTGCCCTCAAGGTGGGGGTCGGCGCCTGCGAGGCGTTCCTGTCCGCCCGGTTCGCCCTGGAGGGACGCGCCCTGAGCCTCCCCCAGGGGGTGGTGGGAGCCTCCCTGGAGCAGACCGTGGAGAACGTGGCCCGGGTGAACCGGGAGGGCATGAAGACCGTGGATCGGGTGATCATCGACATCCTGGATCAGCGGCACGCCCTCGCCCGTTAG
- a CDS encoding leucyl aminopeptidase: MEWSYVPGPVRGDEAEALGVFWREGMESCEGLLAPELETRCRVLAEREAFTGAKGAHAQGFVEDSRGTRLFLVGLGKPEEARGEDLFRAGAAEVARRAAEKGCVSIILAAPGASDPVRSRALAEGVVLGTYRFHKYKARDEKDRFRLPDRVAVAGGNEEGCRRGAILGACQNYARDLANEPGNVVTPEAFAREARALARRYDGTCVVLDEGQLAAKGMNALLAVGRGSANPPRLVHLIRRHPEARVRVAVVGKGVTFDSGGLNIKPGDSMRTMKGDKSGACVALGVFRAVCELDLPLELHVVVGAAENMPDGGSFRPDDILRAYNGKTIEVDNTDAEGRLTLADALAYAGEQHPDRLVDLATLTGACVVALGENTAGLFSPDDALAEALAGASRASGERLWRLPMDDERLKKQLKSPVADLVNCGSRWGGAITAALFLEAFVPPGTAWAHLDIAGVDTVKEPFGWSPKGATGFGVRCLASWLETL; the protein is encoded by the coding sequence ATGGAGTGGAGTTATGTCCCCGGTCCGGTCCGGGGTGACGAGGCGGAGGCCCTGGGGGTCTTCTGGCGGGAAGGGATGGAGAGCTGCGAGGGGCTGCTTGCCCCGGAGCTGGAGACCCGGTGTCGGGTCCTGGCGGAGCGGGAGGCTTTCACCGGGGCCAAGGGGGCCCACGCCCAGGGGTTCGTGGAGGACTCCCGGGGGACGCGGCTTTTCCTCGTCGGGCTGGGCAAGCCCGAGGAGGCCCGGGGGGAGGACCTCTTCCGGGCCGGAGCGGCGGAAGTGGCTCGGCGGGCCGCGGAGAAGGGGTGCGTCTCCATCATTCTGGCCGCTCCCGGAGCCTCGGACCCCGTCCGAAGCCGTGCTCTGGCGGAGGGGGTGGTCCTGGGGACCTACCGCTTCCACAAGTACAAGGCTCGGGACGAGAAGGACCGATTTCGCCTGCCCGACCGGGTGGCAGTGGCGGGGGGGAACGAGGAGGGGTGCCGTCGGGGGGCGATCCTGGGGGCGTGCCAGAACTACGCCCGGGATCTGGCCAACGAGCCGGGGAACGTGGTCACCCCGGAGGCCTTCGCCCGGGAGGCTCGGGCCCTGGCCCGGCGGTACGACGGGACCTGCGTGGTGCTGGACGAGGGACAGCTGGCCGCCAAGGGCATGAACGCCCTCCTGGCGGTGGGGCGGGGGTCCGCGAACCCTCCCCGGCTGGTGCACCTGATCCGTCGGCACCCCGAGGCCCGGGTGCGGGTGGCCGTGGTGGGCAAGGGGGTCACCTTCGACAGCGGAGGGCTCAACATCAAGCCCGGGGACTCCATGCGCACCATGAAGGGGGACAAGTCCGGGGCCTGCGTCGCCCTGGGGGTCTTCCGGGCGGTCTGCGAGCTGGACCTGCCCCTGGAGCTTCACGTGGTGGTGGGGGCGGCGGAGAACATGCCCGACGGGGGGTCCTTCCGTCCCGACGACATCCTCCGGGCCTACAACGGCAAGACCATCGAGGTGGACAACACGGACGCGGAGGGGCGCCTCACCCTGGCGGACGCCCTGGCCTACGCGGGAGAACAGCATCCCGACCGGCTGGTGGACCTGGCCACCCTCACGGGGGCCTGCGTGGTGGCCCTGGGGGAGAACACCGCGGGGCTCTTCTCCCCCGATGACGCCCTGGCGGAGGCCCTTGCCGGGGCATCCCGAGCCTCGGGGGAGCGGCTGTGGCGGCTTCCCATGGACGACGAGCGGCTGAAGAAGCAGCTCAAGTCTCCCGTGGCGGACCTGGTGAACTGCGGGTCCCGGTGGGGCGGGGCCATCACCGCGGCCCTGTTTCTGGAGGCCTTCGTGCCCCCGGGGACGGCCTGGGCCCACCTGGACATCGCGGGGGTGGACACGGTGAAGGAGCCCTTCGGGTGGTCCCCCAAGGGGGCCACGGGCTTCGGGGTCCGCTGCCTCGCCTCCTGGTTGGAAACCCTGTAG
- a CDS encoding iron-containing alcohol dehydrogenase encodes MAETTETLFPMRKFFAPEFVFGVGALDLAGRYARNLGASRVFLVSDPGVREAGWVRDVEASLEAEELPWVLFDQVSPNPQMEEVEAGTRAFEEHRCDMICAVGGGSPIDCAKAVSVLSTNGGNIRDYLGVDQVPQPGCPLLMIPTTAGSAAEVSQFAILSDPRARRKCGIISKLIVPDVALVDPRTPCSLDTHQAAGGAMDTLTHAAEAYVSNAHSPVTDLLALEAIRLVGAHFEEGIAHPARPEHRGHLLKASLLSGLAFSNASLGLVHAMAHALGGMLDSIHGDSNALLLDGVVRFNLSSATSRYARVAEALGVSPEGLIPRLRELRGLAGLGEGIASLGATEAIIPDLVARAMADPCLVTNPRQPRPDEVAQLFREAL; translated from the coding sequence ATGGCCGAAACCACGGAAACCCTTTTCCCCATGAGGAAGTTCTTTGCCCCGGAGTTCGTCTTCGGCGTGGGGGCCTTGGACCTGGCGGGGCGTTACGCCCGCAACCTCGGGGCCAGCCGGGTCTTCCTGGTGAGCGATCCGGGAGTTCGGGAGGCGGGCTGGGTCAGGGACGTGGAGGCCAGTCTGGAGGCGGAGGAACTCCCCTGGGTCCTCTTCGACCAGGTCTCCCCCAACCCCCAGATGGAGGAAGTGGAAGCGGGGACCCGGGCCTTCGAGGAACACCGGTGCGACATGATCTGCGCCGTGGGGGGCGGTTCCCCCATCGACTGCGCCAAGGCCGTCTCCGTGCTCTCCACCAACGGGGGAAACATCCGGGACTACCTGGGGGTGGACCAGGTACCCCAGCCGGGGTGCCCCCTCCTGATGATCCCCACCACCGCAGGCAGCGCCGCGGAGGTCTCCCAGTTCGCCATCCTCTCGGACCCCCGGGCCCGGCGCAAGTGCGGCATCATCAGCAAGCTCATCGTCCCCGACGTGGCCCTCGTGGACCCCCGGACCCCCTGCAGCCTGGACACCCATCAGGCGGCGGGAGGGGCCATGGACACCCTGACCCACGCGGCGGAGGCCTACGTGTCCAACGCCCACTCCCCCGTGACGGATCTGCTGGCCCTGGAGGCGATCCGCCTGGTGGGGGCGCATTTCGAGGAGGGCATCGCCCACCCCGCCCGGCCGGAACACCGGGGACACCTGCTGAAGGCCAGCCTGCTCTCGGGCCTGGCCTTCTCCAACGCCAGCCTGGGGCTGGTGCACGCCATGGCCCACGCCCTGGGGGGGATGCTGGACTCCATCCACGGGGACAGCAACGCCCTGCTCCTGGACGGTGTGGTGCGCTTCAACCTTTCCTCGGCGACCTCCCGCTACGCCCGGGTCGCCGAGGCCCTGGGGGTTTCCCCGGAGGGTCTGATCCCCCGACTCCGGGAACTCCGGGGGCTGGCGGGGCTGGGGGAGGGGATCGCGTCCCTGGGAGCCACGGAGGCGATCATCCCGGACCTGGTGGCCCGGGCCATGGCGGACCCCTGCCTGGTCACCAACCCCAGGCAGCCCCGGCCGGACGAGGTGGCCCAACTCTTCCGGGAGGCCCTCTGA
- a CDS encoding HD-GYP domain-containing protein: protein MDTPWNKDLRDQIIGLGERSVHKSYYTQMRRRMAELEDLLEGAIAALSTMSEIRDPYTGGHQQRVAELAEGLARTMGLDGPTCRLLHVAGMLHDIGKISVPFEILNKPRSLTEAEFSLVRTHSESGYEILRPLRFEGPVAEIVREHHERLDGSGYPQGLRGDGLRLESRILAVADVVEAMSFHRPYRPALGISAALEEILAGRGTRFDPRVCDACSALLGEGRPPFTFSRDGLGSLGPCG from the coding sequence ATGGACACCCCCTGGAACAAGGACCTCCGAGACCAGATCATCGGCCTGGGGGAGCGCTCCGTCCACAAGAGCTACTACACCCAGATGCGCCGCCGCATGGCGGAACTGGAGGACCTGTTGGAAGGAGCCATCGCAGCCCTGTCCACCATGTCGGAGATCCGGGATCCCTACACGGGGGGACACCAGCAGCGGGTGGCGGAGCTGGCGGAGGGACTGGCCCGGACCATGGGGCTGGACGGCCCCACCTGTCGCCTCCTCCACGTGGCGGGGATGCTCCACGACATCGGCAAGATCTCCGTGCCCTTTGAGATCCTCAACAAGCCCCGATCCCTCACGGAGGCGGAATTCTCCCTGGTGCGGACCCACTCCGAATCGGGCTACGAGATTCTGCGTCCCCTGCGCTTCGAGGGCCCCGTGGCGGAGATCGTCCGGGAACACCACGAACGCCTGGACGGCAGCGGTTACCCCCAAGGCCTCCGGGGGGACGGGCTGCGCCTGGAATCCCGCATCCTGGCGGTGGCGGATGTGGTGGAGGCCATGTCCTTCCACCGCCCCTACCGCCCCGCCCTGGGGATCTCCGCAGCCCTGGAGGAGATCCTCGCCGGGCGGGGAACCCGCTTCGACCCTCGGGTGTGCGACGCCTGCAGCGCCCTTCTGGGGGAGGGACGTCCTCCCTTCACCTTTTCCCGGGACGGGCTTGGCTCCCTGGGACCTTGCGGGTAG